Below is a genomic region from Sutterella megalosphaeroides.
TCGGCAACAGCATCGAGGAAGTCGCGAAGAAGGCCGGCATGGATCCTGCTCGACTCGCGCACTCCGCGCGCATGATGACGGAATACGCCAAGAAGGGGCACGACGACCAGTTCGGCAAGGATCCGAAGTTCCTGCGCAAGGTTGACAAGGCCCCCTTCTACATCGTGCGCGGCAAACTTCACGCACTCGCTTCGGGTAACGGCGTCAAGGTGACCGAATTCATGGAAGTGGTTGACAAGGACGACCGCATCATTCCGGGTCTCTACGCGATCGGGCACGATGCGGGCGGCGTCTACGGCGACAGCTACGACCTGAAGGTCGGCGAAGGGACCGCCTCGTCCTTCGCCGTCAACGGCGGCCGCATCGCCGTGAAGAACATCCTCGGCGAGTATGATGCCGAGAAGAAGTAATCGGATGAACGGTTGATCCGGTATCAACCGTTCGACAACGCCTCATGAAACGGGGGAGACGCTTTGGGCGCCTCCCCGTTGTTTTTCGATCGATCGAACAACCGGTTCGAAAGATTACGGAAGCTTTGCGTACTCTTCCTCGGCCACGGGTTCGAGCCATTCGGCGGGGCCCTTCTCGGGGTCGATCTCGATCGAGACGTGCGCGAACCAGGAATCCTTCGCGGCGCCGTGCCAGTGCTTGACGCCCGCGGGAATGTCGACGACGTCGCCCGGCTTCAGTTCGCGCGCGACGCCTTCCCATTCGCAATACCAGCCGCGGCCGTGGGTGACGAGGAGCATCTGGCCGCCCTTGTGCACGTGCCAGCTGTTGAGCGTGCCCGGCGCGAAGGTGACGTTCGCGATCGGGGCGGAGGGATTGTCCGTGAGCATCTTGAGGTAGACGGGACCCGAGAAATTGGTCTTGAAGAAGTCGCTCGTTTGCAGTTCGCCCGTTTCAAAGGGCGTCGCCTTCGGGGCGTCGGCGGGAATCGTTTCGGTCATGAGGGAGTCCTCCTGCGGTGTTCTCATTGCGAGCTCCGCTTTCCGCTCGGTTTGCGACTTCTCGGAGAGAAGAAGGCAGGGCGTGCGCGGTGCTCGTCATGAGAAAAAGTGTAGGCGCTCGCATTCCGAGCGCCTTGCGGGACCGAATCGAACTCTTGTCTTTTCCTCCAAGCGCCCGCGCCTGCTAGGATGGAGGCGAAGTAGTTTTCGTTTTGCCCGTCGATTTCCGAGAAAACATCGAGATCCATGCGTCTTCGCGTCCTCCGCGGCTTTCCGTCTTTCATCCGACCCTGCGTCCGACCGCACGGCGTACGGCTTTGCATGCTTGCTCTCGCCGCCGTACTTTTCGCGGCGGCCGCCTCCGCGCGCGCCGAAACGGGCTGGGGGCGCGATCCCGCATTCCCCGTGCAGTTGACGATCGGCGTGCAGGCGACACTTCCGCCCGCGTTTCGCGCGGAAGTCCTGAAACCTACCGAGCGCTACCTCAAAGAAGCGTTTCCCGCCGCGCGCATCGTCTATCGAGACATGACGACCGACGACCTGAAACGCGAAGTTTCCGAAGGCCGCATTCGGGCGTACTTCGCCGATCCGGGCTTTTTCAGCGACCTGCAGTCCGAAGGGCGCAGCGAAGAGCTCGTCGCCCTGCGTCCGCCCGAGACGCTCGATCCGACGTACTCGACGGGGATTGCGGTCGTGGTACCCGCAACAAGTCCCGTCACGCGTCTCTCGGACCTCGAAGCGCGCACGGTCGTCTCGGACCGCCCCGACAATTTCGGCACGCAAATCGTTTTCGAGGGACTTCTCGCCGACGAAGACGTCCCCGCCGATCGGATGCGCTTCGTCTATACGGATTTTGTGCCGCCTTCGCCCCTCCTGCGCCTTGCGCGCGGGGAGGCGGATGCGGCCGTCGTGCCGACGTGCGAACTCGAATGGGCGGTCGAGGCGGGGTTGCTCGTACGGTCGGACTTTCGGGTGCTCGACGAAACGACGCGCTTTTCGCGCTGCGCGCGCTCGAGCAAACTGTTCCCGAGCGTCATTTTCGGGGCCTCCTCGTCGCTCGACGCCTCGGCGGCCCGCGCGCTCACGGTGGCGCTCCTCAAAGCGCCCGCGATGCCGACGGGCGCCTCCTGGTCGATCGTGACCGACTTTTCCTCCGTCAAAGACCTCTATCGGCGCCTGAAGCGCGGCCCCTACGAGTACCTGCGCGCCGAGGCCGAGCCGAGTTTCTGGGAGCGGCACCGCCAAACGATCCTTTGGGGCGGAGCCGCGCTTCTCGGCGTGTTTCTTTTCATCCTCGGCTACCTCGCGCACGTGCGCGCGCTCGTTCGGCGCCGCACGCGGGAGCTCGAAGCCGTGATCCGGGAAAAGGACCGCACGGCCGCGCGCGAGCGGACGCTGCGGGAAAAGTTGGAACGCATGGAGCGCGCGGGGATCGTCTCGGAACTCTCCTCCTTTTTCGCGCATGAAGTGCGTCAGCCCGTGGCGGCCGTGACGGCGTTCGCGGGCGCCTTGAAGCTCTACGCCAAGGAGCACTTTCCCGACGACCGGCTCCTCACCCACACCTCGTCGCGCATCGTCGACGAAGCGGAGCGCGTCTCCGAAATCGTCGAGCGCGTGCGCGGATACGCCCGCGGGCGCCGTCACCCGAGCGAAGTGCGCGGAGCGATGTCGCTCGTTGACGAAGCGCTCGCGGGCTTTCGACTCTCGTCCGTCTCGAGCGGCCTCACGGTCCACGTTTTTGCCGACGGGAATCCGACCGTGGAGGTGGAGCCCCTCGAAATGACGCTTGTCCTCCTGAACCTCCTCAAAAACGCCGCGACCGCCATGCGTCGGTCCGATGCGACGACGCTCGCGGTGTCGGTCGGGACGGAATGCGAAGCGGAAGGTGAAGGTGAAGCGGACGGCGAAAGCGCCCCCGAAGGCCGAAGCCGAACGCAACCCGTTCGCGCGCGGGTCGTCTTTCGCGTCGCGGACTTCGGGCCCAAGGTGTCCGACGCCACGATTGCCGCCCTCCAGGCGGGCGAAGCGCCCGAAGCGCCCGAAACGGCCGAAACGGCCGGTTCGTCCGGATCGGGCTCGTCCGAGGGGCTCGGTCTCGGACTCATGCTCGTACGCACGGTCGTCGAAGCGCACGGGGGCGAATTGCGGTGGCGGCGCACCGAGCCCGAACGGGGACTCACCGTCGAAGTGCGTCTGCCCGCGCACGATCCGGAAGTCTCAACGTCAAATCACAGGGAGATCCGCAAATGTCTTCAATTCTGAGAAGTTCCCGCGAGCCGCTCGTTCGCATCGTCGACGACGACGCGTCGCTTCGGGAAGCGTTGGGGCTCGTTCTCACCGTGGGGCGCCTCGACTGGACGGGTTACGAGAGCGCGGAAGCGTTTCTCGAGCGCGACGACCTGCGTCGACCGGGCGCGGTGGTCTTGGACCTTCGCATGACGGGAATGAGCGGCCTGGCGTGCCAGGCGAAGCTCGCCGAGCGCGCGAGCGACCTTCCCGTACTCTTTCTCACGGGGCACGGGGACGCTGCGGCAGCGGTGCGCGCCCTCAAAGCGGGTGCGGTCGACTTTCTGCAAAAGCCCGTCGAGGCCGAAAAGCTTCTTTCCGCCTGCAAGAGGCTTACCGCCTGGCACCTCGCGTTGCGCGCCGAAAACGAAGAGCGCGAACACGCCCGTACGCTCCTTGCAACGCTCACGCCCCGCGAGCGCGAAGC
It encodes:
- a CDS encoding cupin domain-containing protein, giving the protein MTETIPADAPKATPFETGELQTSDFFKTNFSGPVYLKMLTDNPSAPIANVTFAPGTLNSWHVHKGGQMLLVTHGRGWYCEWEGVARELKPGDVVDIPAGVKHWHGAAKDSWFAHVSIEIDPEKGPAEWLEPVAEEEYAKLP
- a CDS encoding sensor histidine kinase, whose translation is MLALAAVLFAAAASARAETGWGRDPAFPVQLTIGVQATLPPAFRAEVLKPTERYLKEAFPAARIVYRDMTTDDLKREVSEGRIRAYFADPGFFSDLQSEGRSEELVALRPPETLDPTYSTGIAVVVPATSPVTRLSDLEARTVVSDRPDNFGTQIVFEGLLADEDVPADRMRFVYTDFVPPSPLLRLARGEADAAVVPTCELEWAVEAGLLVRSDFRVLDETTRFSRCARSSKLFPSVIFGASSSLDASAARALTVALLKAPAMPTGASWSIVTDFSSVKDLYRRLKRGPYEYLRAEAEPSFWERHRQTILWGGAALLGVFLFILGYLAHVRALVRRRTRELEAVIREKDRTAARERTLREKLERMERAGIVSELSSFFAHEVRQPVAAVTAFAGALKLYAKEHFPDDRLLTHTSSRIVDEAERVSEIVERVRGYARGRRHPSEVRGAMSLVDEALAGFRLSSVSSGLTVHVFADGNPTVEVEPLEMTLVLLNLLKNAATAMRRSDATTLAVSVGTECEAEGEGEADGESAPEGRSRTQPVRARVVFRVADFGPKVSDATIAALQAGEAPEAPETAETAGSSGSGSSEGLGLGLMLVRTVVEAHGGELRWRRTEPERGLTVEVRLPAHDPEVSTSNHREIRKCLQF
- a CDS encoding response regulator transcription factor produces the protein MSSILRSSREPLVRIVDDDASLREALGLVLTVGRLDWTGYESAEAFLERDDLRRPGAVVLDLRMTGMSGLACQAKLAERASDLPVLFLTGHGDAAAAVRALKAGAVDFLQKPVEAEKLLSACKRLTAWHLALRAENEEREHARTLLATLTPREREAAEYTARGWPNRTIAEEMGVSEQAVKIHRSNIYRKLGVKGPVDVAELMRRADPDRRVAEAGLRTLCVLADDAPPEKG